The Maridesulfovibrio ferrireducens genomic sequence GGGAAGCTCCAGATGCTGACCAGATATCTGCGATGGGACGCGCTATGCTTGCGGCCAAAACTCATTTCAAATTTCAGCCGCCTGAATTCATAATTTACACCGAAGACAAAGTTGAACAGCGCCTGAATCAACAATCGGAAGAGAAGCGGCAAGAAGAAGCAATGACAGCCGGTCAAGATCTTTTCAAAAAGATCTGGGTTGCACGGGAATCCGGCAGCAAAATTAATACAGACCAAATTCCGGTCATGTCCGATGAAACAGCTGATTATTTAAAATCGTTCCTGATTGATCGCATTGCAGGAGTTAACGATGAAAAATCTCACAAAATGTGGATTGCATTAAAAAAAGGACTACCTGACCATCCTCATTTAGCCCTGCTGCTGGCTCAAGGCTGGGGAATTGTTTATCCACATCACAATTTTCTGTTTAATGAAGCCGACTATTCACCGGACGACAGCTGGACCGCAGATCATACAGAAGAAATAGACAGACTGGTCACTGCTGTAGAAACAAAAGCTACAGCCCCATACCCTCTGCCTATGCGAAGCATTGACGCGGCAACAACCCGCGACATTGACGATGCTTTTAATCTGAAAAAAAACAGCGATGGCGGCTACACTCTTACGATAGCCCTTGCCCGTCCCTGCATGGACTGGAATTTCGGCGGCAAGCTTGACCTCGCAGTCCTTGACAGAGGAACCAGCATATATCTTCCCGAAGGAACCAGCCACATGCTTCCTGAAAAGCTCGGTATCGGTGCTTTCAGCTTATTTTCAGGAGAATTAAGACCTGCGCTGATTACCACTTTTGAGCTCGATACCTGCGGTGAGTTGATATCCATTTCTCCGAAAACCGGATGGGTAAAATTAACCGATAACAGCACATATGTAGCCGTTGAACAAATGCTTGAAGATGGCACAGATGATGAGATGGCTTTAGCTTTCGAGCTGTCGGAAAAACTTATCACCCGCAGAATAAAAAACGGCGCGGTAGTAATCCGCAGACCCGAACCTGAAATTTCGCTGACAGGATGGCCTGAAAAAGTTTCAGTAAGTATCAGTTCCAAAGATGATACAACACGAGCTGACCAGATTATAAGTGAATTTATGATTCTCGCAAATTCAGGACTGGGGAAATTCGCAGATGAACAGGGATTCCCGCTTCTTTATAGAACTCAGGATATAGCTCTGCCCTCTGATTCAAGCGGGATTGTAACCAAACCTCATGAAATTTTTCAGAGGGTCAGACAGATGGTTCCTCCGCAAATGGAGACCACTCCCAAAAAACACGCGACTCTTGCGGTTAAGGGGTACAGCCCTATTTCGTCTCCGCTTAGAAGATATGCGGATTTCATAAATATGGCTCAGCTTTGCCACTATTTACAAACAGAACAACCTCTCTGGACCAGCGATGAGCTTACTACTCTGGCGGCAACACTTCAAACCAGACTGCAAGCGGTAATTAAAATTCAGAGATTCCGGCCTAGATATTGGAAACTTCTTTATCTCGCACAAAACAAAAAACAATGGCAGTCCGCGACAGTTGTTGATGACAACGGCCCGTTGACTTCTCTTGCAATGCCTGAGATTCAGATTAACGTAAGAGTTCCACGCCCCATGCTTGGTGATAAACTTTACCCCGGACAATTATTTCAAATCAGATTCAACAAAATTGATCCGCTTACAAACGAGATCAGAGTTGTCGAAGCCCTGGAAGAATAGTTTTTTTTAACAAATAAGACTTAAAGGAGTTTG encodes the following:
- a CDS encoding ribonuclease catalytic domain-containing protein — protein: MSLFKDGRYVAPGNIVEFMHGNQPQLAFVMEEQAGKLKLYTINKRETKMPAVRVLPWVGPQYSAESTRQEMLDLMLSHQEKRGEIQAGLNVMDIWDLAQGELEKAPLTWFAGLLWEAPDADQISAMGRAMLAAKTHFKFQPPEFIIYTEDKVEQRLNQQSEEKRQEEAMTAGQDLFKKIWVARESGSKINTDQIPVMSDETADYLKSFLIDRIAGVNDEKSHKMWIALKKGLPDHPHLALLLAQGWGIVYPHHNFLFNEADYSPDDSWTADHTEEIDRLVTAVETKATAPYPLPMRSIDAATTRDIDDAFNLKKNSDGGYTLTIALARPCMDWNFGGKLDLAVLDRGTSIYLPEGTSHMLPEKLGIGAFSLFSGELRPALITTFELDTCGELISISPKTGWVKLTDNSTYVAVEQMLEDGTDDEMALAFELSEKLITRRIKNGAVVIRRPEPEISLTGWPEKVSVSISSKDDTTRADQIISEFMILANSGLGKFADEQGFPLLYRTQDIALPSDSSGIVTKPHEIFQRVRQMVPPQMETTPKKHATLAVKGYSPISSPLRRYADFINMAQLCHYLQTEQPLWTSDELTTLAATLQTRLQAVIKIQRFRPRYWKLLYLAQNKKQWQSATVVDDNGPLTSLAMPEIQINVRVPRPMLGDKLYPGQLFQIRFNKIDPLTNEIRVVEALEE